A part of bacterium genomic DNA contains:
- a CDS encoding class I SAM-dependent methyltransferase: MEAKQKVILYEKTRYSKPDQWLVNSREKQIVRKILKKINLRADSLLDIPCGYGRFTSLFLKEGLSVTCSDLSKAMVDRCKENVTTDRPQENRGQISRFAVSDIRKLPFKENSFDCTFTFRLVQHIPSPEERKKLLQELSRVTRRWAIISFYRPSLFHILARKIRGLKHGINMLLQKEFVREAESCNLKVKAVYPIFPGLHAQVICLLEKSENPLPELF, encoded by the coding sequence ATGGAAGCCAAACAAAAGGTCATTCTTTACGAGAAGACACGCTATTCAAAGCCAGATCAATGGCTTGTAAACAGCAGAGAGAAGCAGATAGTGAGGAAAATCCTGAAGAAGATAAACCTTCGGGCAGATAGCCTCCTGGATATCCCTTGTGGATATGGAAGGTTCACCTCCCTTTTCCTTAAAGAAGGACTTTCCGTCACCTGTTCTGACCTCTCGAAGGCTATGGTAGATAGATGTAAAGAGAATGTGACCACGGATCGCCCCCAAGAGAACCGGGGACAGATCAGTAGATTTGCCGTCAGCGACATCCGAAAACTCCCCTTTAAGGAGAACTCTTTCGACTGTACCTTTACCTTCAGGTTGGTTCAACATATCCCCTCGCCAGAAGAGAGAAAAAAACTGCTCCAGGAATTATCAAGAGTGACCAGGCGATGGGCGATAATTTCCTTCTACCGTCCCAGTCTGTTTCACATTTTGGCCCGAAAGATCAGAGGGTTGAAACACGGCATCAATATGCTCCTTCAGAAGGAATTCGTTAGAGAGGCAGAAAGTTGTAATCTGAAAGTGAAGGCAGTCTATCCTATCTTTCCTGGTTTACATGCCCAGGTTATATGCCTTTTAGAAAAATCTGAAAATCCGCTTCCTGAGCTTTTTTAG